In one window of Acipenser ruthenus chromosome 34, fAciRut3.2 maternal haplotype, whole genome shotgun sequence DNA:
- the LOC131705046 gene encoding G-protein coupled receptor 54-like, protein MDLTTSRMDLTTSPIADTDFSSRMGAEVWTQEVGSGMDVSPSGLWLASGADIGPYSESHTTPISNQGLGTKLWIYNITDEETPPFLTDAWLVPLFFALIMLVGLVGNSLVIYVITKHKQMRTATNFYIGNLATTDILFLVCCVPFTATLYPLPSWIFGEFMCKFVNYLQQVTVQATCITLTAMSVDRCYATLYPLQSLRRRTPRVAMAVSVGIWIGSCILSLPMALYHRIEVGLWYGLRTYCIEKFPTEAQQKVYILYSFLAVYLLPLITICVCYTIMLKRVGRPVVEPVDNNYQPVPQLSERSMVLRARVTRMVVAIVLLFSVCWGPIQLFLLVQGFYRGFQANYETYKIKTWANCMSYANSALNPIVYSFMGESFRKSFKKAFPFMFRQRIRDGTLASGSRNHGDMKFDTEGT, encoded by the exons ATGGACTTGACGACTTCTAGAATGGACTTGACGACTTCACCGATAGCCGATACCGACTTCAGCAGCAGAATGGGAGCCGAGGTCTGGACCCAAGAGGTGGGCAGTGGGATGGACGTGAGCCCCAGTGGTCTGTGGTTGGCTTCCGGCGCCGATATCGGTCCCTATTCCGAGTCCCATACCACTCCGATTAGTAATCAAGGTCTCGGGACCAAACTGTGGATCTATAACATCACGGACGAGGAGACGCCGCCGTTCTTGACCGACGCCTGGCTCGTGCCGTTGTTTTTCGCCCTCATCATGCTGGTAGGACTGGTGGGGAACTCTTTGGTCATCTACGTCATCACGAAACACAAGCAAATGAGGACTGCAACCAACTTCTATATCG GTAACCTGGCCACGACTGACATCCTCTTCCTAGTGTGCTGCGTCCCCTTCACCGCCACCCTCTACCCGCTGCCCAGCTGGATCTTCGGGGAGTTCATGTGCAAGTTTGTCAACTACTTACAGCAG gtcacagttCAGGCCACCTGCATCACACTGACGGCCATGAGTGTGGATCGCTGCTACGCCACTCTGTACCCGCTCCAGTCGCTACGGCGACGTACCCCCCGCGTTGCCATGGCAGTCAGTGTCGGCATTTGGATCG GGTCCTGCATCCTTTCTCTGCCCATGGCTTTGTACCACCGGATCGAGGTGGGGCTCTGGTATGGCCTGCGCACCTATTGCATTGAGAAGTTCCCCACAGAGGCCCAGCAGAAAGTCTACATCCTCTACTCCTTCCTGGCTGTGTACCTGCTGCCCCTCATCACTATCTGTGTGTGCTACACAATCATGCTGAAGAGAGTGGGGAGACCCGTGGTGGAACCAGTCGACAACAACTACCAG CCGGTGCCCCAGCTCTCGGAGCGCTCCATGGTGCTGCGTGCCCGTGTTACTCGGATGGTGGTGGCGATCGTGCTGCTCTTCAGCGTGTGCTGGGGCCCCATCCAGCTCTTCCTGCTGGTGCAGGGCTTCTACAGGGGCTTCCAGGCCAACTACGAGACCTACAAGATCAAGACCTGGGCCAACTGCATGTCCTACGCCAACTCCGCGCTCAACCCCATCGTCTACTCCTTCATGGGCGAGAGCTTCCGCAAGTCCTTCAAGAAGGCCTTCCCCTTCATGTTCCGCCAGCGCATCAGAGACGGGACGCTGGCCTCGGGCTCCCGTAACCACGGCGACATGAAGTTCGACACAGAGGGAACCTAG